Proteins from one Mucilaginibacter jinjuensis genomic window:
- a CDS encoding SDR family NAD(P)-dependent oxidoreductase, with the protein MSKIIFITGASRGFGKLWAEALLQRGDKVVATARDLSTLNSLAAKYGDNILPLKLDVNDRVAGFKAIARAKEHFGRIDVLINNAGYGLFGAIEETTEKEARDQMETNFFGLLWLSQAVLPIMREQGHGHIIQLSSVLGLISRPVLGLYAASKFAVEGLSESLAAEMKGFGINVSIIEPAGFDTEWGSSSAARTVAMAEYNDVKANHQAGIPPDFRGDANGTIDAVLKLIDSENPPLRLLLGKYANMLVKKEYVGRNTEWDSWLETTLAAQGK; encoded by the coding sequence ATGTCAAAAATAATTTTCATTACCGGGGCCTCACGTGGTTTCGGTAAATTATGGGCCGAAGCATTATTGCAAAGAGGCGATAAAGTAGTAGCAACAGCACGGGATTTAAGTACACTTAACAGCCTTGCAGCTAAATATGGCGATAATATTTTACCGCTGAAACTGGACGTTAATGACAGGGTTGCGGGGTTCAAAGCTATAGCCCGGGCCAAAGAACATTTTGGACGTATTGATGTGCTGATTAATAATGCAGGGTACGGTTTATTCGGTGCAATTGAAGAAACGACCGAAAAAGAAGCCCGCGATCAGATGGAAACCAATTTCTTTGGTTTGCTGTGGCTTTCACAAGCAGTATTGCCTATCATGCGCGAGCAGGGGCATGGGCATATCATCCAGCTTTCAAGTGTATTGGGGTTAATTAGCCGGCCGGTTTTGGGTTTATACGCTGCTTCTAAGTTTGCGGTAGAAGGCTTGAGCGAATCGCTGGCTGCTGAGATGAAAGGTTTTGGGATCAATGTCTCCATTATTGAACCGGCTGGTTTTGATACAGAATGGGGAAGTTCTTCTGCTGCCCGTACCGTTGCTATGGCTGAGTACAATGATGTAAAAGCAAACCACCAGGCAGGGATCCCTCCCGATTTTCGGGGTGATGCAAACGGTACAATTGATGCGGTATTGAAATTGATAGATAGTGAAAATCCTCCGTTGCGCTTGTTGCTGGGCAAATACGCTAACATGTTAGTTAAGAAAGAATACGTAGGCCGGAACACAGAGTGGGATAGCTGGTTGGAAACTACTTTGGCAGCACAGGGTAAATAA
- a CDS encoding S1/P1 nuclease, protein MIKRIITPILMLLVTVALVSWGVTGHRTIGKIAEKHLTPKAAVAVKDLLEEESLADVSTYADQIRSQDQYKYTAPWHYINVPAGLTEQAFKDTVLAKKNDNVYKALLKCEADLKNPAKTREEKIFALKFIVHMVGDLHQPMHVSRSEDQGGNKIKVTFLGNPGNLHGLWDSGLPEHEGLTYEQLAEKVDHATPSEIKTWQKDDMLKWLYESYQVSEQLYADAGKSSDFDEAYYKAHIPVFEERMEKAGIRLAGVLNAIYR, encoded by the coding sequence ATGATCAAAAGAATTATTACCCCTATTTTAATGTTGCTGGTTACGGTTGCCCTCGTTTCATGGGGTGTTACCGGCCACCGTACTATTGGAAAAATTGCTGAAAAGCATCTGACACCTAAAGCTGCAGTAGCAGTTAAAGATTTGCTGGAGGAAGAAAGTTTGGCAGATGTAAGTACTTATGCCGACCAAATCCGTTCGCAGGACCAGTACAAATATACCGCACCATGGCATTACATTAATGTACCGGCCGGCTTAACTGAGCAAGCTTTTAAAGATACCGTGCTGGCTAAGAAAAACGACAACGTTTACAAAGCGCTGCTTAAATGCGAAGCAGACTTGAAAAATCCGGCAAAGACCCGTGAAGAAAAGATCTTCGCCCTTAAGTTTATTGTTCACATGGTGGGCGATTTGCACCAGCCAATGCACGTAAGCCGTTCTGAAGATCAGGGTGGTAACAAGATCAAAGTAACCTTTTTAGGCAACCCGGGTAACTTACATGGTTTATGGGATAGCGGTTTACCAGAGCACGAAGGACTAACTTATGAGCAACTGGCAGAAAAGGTAGATCACGCTACTCCGTCAGAAATCAAAACCTGGCAAAAAGATGATATGCTGAAATGGTTATACGAGAGTTACCAGGTGAGCGAGCAATTATATGCTGATGCAGGTAAGAGCAGTGATTTTGATGAAGCGTATTATAAAGCACATATCCCGGTTTTTGAAGAGCGTATGGAAAAGGCTGGTATCCGTTTGGCTGGCGTGCTTAATGCTATTTACCGTTAA
- a CDS encoding ectonucleotide pyrophosphatase/phosphodiesterase, with product MLTLKRTLIALLLLQMGGTLAYGQAQSDTTQHIVSGRNNSAAQQKKPYVILISADGFRYDYAEKYHAENLLRMSSQGVRAVAMLPSFPSVTFPNHYTLVTGLYPSHHGLVGNSFYDPAKNASYSMGDKAKVRDSSWYGGTPLWVLAEQQHMLAASLFWVGSEAAIKGVRPTYYYNYNEDIPMARRIQIVKDWLSLPEEKRPHLITFYLSEPDHSGHRYGPETPETAQAVRMVDSVINKLSEAVATTGLPVNFIFVSDHGMTVVDREHPLATPTAIDPEKFIIPSSGTMIDLHAKNQADIMPVYEQLKKDEKDYHVYLKTNMPAYLHYSAKDDRMNRMGDIFVIPTWPKVFSNRKPGAGYHGFDPKLVKDMPATFFAWGPKIKNNLTVPVFENVEVYPFITDLLRLKISEQIDGKEILKPLIKE from the coding sequence ATGTTAACCTTAAAAAGAACGCTTATTGCTTTGTTGCTCCTTCAAATGGGAGGCACCTTAGCATACGGACAAGCACAATCAGATACCACACAGCATATTGTAAGCGGCAGAAACAACTCAGCTGCTCAGCAGAAAAAACCTTACGTGATATTAATTTCTGCCGATGGTTTCCGCTATGATTATGCCGAAAAATACCATGCCGAAAATTTACTGCGGATGAGTTCGCAAGGCGTTCGCGCTGTGGCTATGTTGCCTAGTTTTCCGTCTGTAACTTTTCCTAATCATTATACACTGGTTACCGGGCTTTATCCTTCACACCACGGACTGGTTGGCAATAGTTTTTACGATCCTGCTAAAAATGCAAGCTACTCTATGGGTGATAAGGCTAAAGTTAGAGATAGCAGCTGGTATGGAGGAACTCCACTATGGGTACTGGCCGAACAGCAGCACATGCTGGCCGCAAGCCTTTTTTGGGTAGGTTCTGAAGCCGCCATTAAAGGCGTTAGGCCAACCTATTATTATAATTATAATGAGGATATCCCGATGGCCCGCCGCATCCAGATTGTTAAGGATTGGCTGAGCTTGCCGGAGGAAAAGCGCCCGCATTTGATCACTTTTTACTTATCGGAGCCTGATCACTCAGGTCACCGTTATGGCCCGGAGACACCAGAAACTGCACAGGCTGTGCGTATGGTTGATTCGGTTATAAACAAGCTGAGCGAAGCCGTTGCCACTACAGGTTTGCCGGTCAATTTTATTTTTGTATCAGACCACGGGATGACCGTTGTAGACCGTGAGCATCCTCTGGCAACGCCCACAGCTATCGATCCTGAGAAATTTATTATCCCATCATCGGGCACAATGATTGATCTTCATGCCAAAAACCAAGCCGATATCATGCCGGTTTATGAGCAATTGAAGAAAGATGAAAAGGATTATCATGTATATCTTAAAACCAACATGCCTGCGTATTTGCATTACAGTGCCAAGGATGACCGAATGAATAGAATGGGAGATATTTTTGTAATACCGACCTGGCCGAAGGTGTTTTCGAACCGTAAGCCCGGAGCCGGTTACCACGGTTTTGATCCAAAATTGGTAAAAGACATGCCGGCTACTTTTTTTGCATGGGGACCAAAAATTAAGAATAATCTTACCGTACCTGTTTTCGAGAACGTGGAGGTTTATCCTTTCATTACCGATTTGCTGAGACTAAAAATCAGCGAGCAGATAGATGGCAAAGAAATTTTAAAACCCTTAATTAAGGAATAA